Below is a genomic region from candidate division KSB1 bacterium.
CCTTCGCCCTCAGGACTTCCTCCCGTGGGTGAACCCGCAAGAGGCAGCCGAGAAGGGCAAAAGCGTGGAGGACTACGCAGCTGAGCAGGCTGAACTCTGGCGCTCGGGTCTGGCAGAATGGCACCAGAGCCCGGAGCGCATCCGGCGTCTTCGCGAAAGCGCTGAAATGCTTATCTATACTCCGGGAAGCCACGCGGGTCTCCCCGTGAGCCTGTTGCGCGAGCTCTCCCCTCCCCCGGCGTCCGTGCGCGAAAACCCCGACGCTCTTCGCGAAAAGATCGTGGCCATTGCCACTTCCCTGATGGGCCTTGTCGGCATTGAGGGTGATCCTCTACGAAGCCGTGAACACGTGTTCGTTGCCAACCTTGTGCAGCATTACTGGATGCAGGACAAAGCGCTCACGTTGCCGGAACTCATCCGGGCCGTGCAACATCCTCCCTTCGACCAGATCGGTGCGTTCGACATCGAGACCTTCTTTCCCACCCGGGAGCGCGTTGAGCTATCCTTGCGGCTGAACAACCTGATTGCCTCGCCCGGCTTCCAGGCCTGGATGGAAGGAGAGCCCCTCCAGGTGGCCCGCCTCCTCTATTCTCCCTCTGGAAAGCCGCGGGCAACCATCTTTACCCTCAGCCACCTCTCCGAGGCCGAAAGGATGTTTTTTGTCTCGACCCTGCTGAGCGAGATCGTGACGTGGGTGCGATCGCAGCCGGGCACAAGCAGCCTCATCGCAATGCTCTACATGGACGAGGTGTTCGGCTATCTCCCACCTACAGCCAATCCGCCGAGCAAGACACCCCTTCTGACTCTTCTGAAGCAGGCGCGCGCCTCCGGCCTGGGCCTGGTCCTGGCCACCCAAAACCCGGTGGATCTGGACTATAAGGCCCTCTCGAACGCCGGGACGTGGTTCATCGGTCGGCTGCAGACGGAGCGAGACAAGGAGCGGCTCCTCGAGGGCCTGGAAAGTGCCGCGGCCACCGCTGATTTCCGCCGCCAGGAAGTGGACCAGATCCTCTCTGGACTCGGCAAACGGGTTTTCTACCTGCACAATGTGCACGAGACGCAATCCACGGTGTTCCAGACCCGCTGGCTACTTTCCTACCTTCGGGGCCCGCTCCTCGGCGAGCAGATCCGCACCCTCATGGCCCCAGTGAAAAGCCGGGCCGCTTCTGAGGCGGAGCAGAAGGCGACCGCGATTTTCGGCACAGCTCCGGAACCTGCGGCTGTGGCAACGGTTCCGATGTCTCCCGCTGGTGTCCCCACATACTTCGTCCCCGCAAGATCCGGGATCGATTTGACCTATTTGCC
It encodes:
- a CDS encoding DUF87 domain-containing protein; this encodes MEQAYEKLGLFYLGKQYDPRTHKLTGELTLYESKDLTTHAVIVGMTGSGKTGLGLVLIEEALIDGLPVIAVDPKGDLTNLLLTFPDLRPQDFLPWVNPQEAAEKGKSVEDYAAEQAELWRSGLAEWHQSPERIRRLRESAEMLIYTPGSHAGLPVSLLRELSPPPASVRENPDALREKIVAIATSLMGLVGIEGDPLRSREHVFVANLVQHYWMQDKALTLPELIRAVQHPPFDQIGAFDIETFFPTRERVELSLRLNNLIASPGFQAWMEGEPLQVARLLYSPSGKPRATIFTLSHLSEAERMFFVSTLLSEIVTWVRSQPGTSSLIAMLYMDEVFGYLPPTANPPSKTPLLTLLKQARASGLGLVLATQNPVDLDYKALSNAGTWFIGRLQTERDKERLLEGLESAAATADFRRQEVDQILSGLGKRVFYLHNVHETQSTVFQTRWLLSYLRGPLLGEQIRTLMAPVKSRAASEAEQKATAIFGTAPEPAAVATVPMSPAGVPTYFVPARSGIDLTYLPHLLAYARVRYASARYGVDTVQEVCLAFPLEEGPVPVQWDRAVELRCRPGDLRSEPEPGASFTPLPAEARRRDSYPKWQRAFVQYVTQSRVLELDQFPELGLTSQPGESPEEFQTRVTRTLREKRDEAIEKVRAKYAGRIRTLEQQLLRAEQALEREMEQAKAAKIQTAVSFGTAVLGAFLGRRRVSTVSATRLGTALGRASRVRSEEMDVARAQERVAAIQEQLESLQKTLEDELSRIQAEYDLPNLRRDRVRVAPSSTGVAVELFGLGWLPFRRTAGGSLEPAF